A portion of the Pseudomonadota bacterium genome contains these proteins:
- a CDS encoding tetratricopeptide repeat protein → MPERNVPASGETHPPSSEQGEVNSNAGSGEPGLDVGAESDGGGVGYEPSPEEQEKLRELDARLQRFQTQRRWSDFIRTLIAKAELIRDPEQKIELLREAGRMYLDKSSNQSEAIKCFQRVLEHSSHDVEAITRLKGLYEKRRDWERLIGTMKLEAELLEPDERPERWLEIARLATERVRKPAVCIELWQALLDDDPSNPEALTALSALHERARNWAPLAEALERQVEFIADERELIAALQKLGMTYADKLKDDEGAIRAFRRLLDVQPDDRRAQEQLKRRYVAKKAWDELEEFYARTEKWDELIRTLERAADSSAAEPGEKLDLLFRVARLWGTQRNKPDRAARAYEKVLALDPQNSDAAAALIPVYEASGDARKLASVYQVRLKQQLERPERLLMLRELGLLFETQLRAPDRAFEAFLEAYSLDPVQDAIRQDVERLADRVSGWSRVVQVLTEAIKEATDPEATVGLRLHLGSVLAREGRAEEAIACFEAVWEIDPDNAQAIEALDALYRDTANDAGLLHVLQRRADLEDDPQTRRGLCYQIARLLEERLQDGERAIQSYQALIEEYGNEEPEAYVALERLYESAQRWQEFAEVLERRIALAGDTDELATLKFRLAKASAGFLDDGARAVELYREVVTLAPEHEGARDALEGLLNDARLGGEVARVLEPIYEAVGDWPKLAGALEALMAHSESPDERLEYFTKAAEVYIGPLQDPARGFDMLCRAWRERPHNDDILARLQVLATEQDRVAELVQLLEELAGTVQDQALGRQLWMRAAHQREAQLEDSDGAISAYQRALAYDPDDPEVVEAIDAVYQRTGRWAELLALLRQRSELANEQDKIQLLARMAQVHEHELAEPDEAISRYIEILELSPNDLTALRALDGLFERQERWTDLADNVERQLRLAEDSQERASCMVRLARIRQTHLGDTAGAIEIYREVLEADPYNADSMAELERLLQDPEYRLTVTDILEPHYRAHSEFRKLIGIQEIRLEHSHSPDYGVALLHDVAELYEVALDDFEGAFTAYARALAEDPANEQTQEHLGRIARSAGTWDQLASVYEERVGHVDDPALAAKLHVKAAGIREEHLSDADGAIAHYCEVLELEPEHLEAATALERLYELAERYEDLAAIYFKKAAMLEAPEQRKEHCFRAAFIYEELLDRPQDAVETFRRVLEVDPEDVAAVDKLIELHLRLEQWQELLAVYERKADMVHDPEDKKALYAEVGAVYERELGDVPQAIDTYQRILEVDPDDVAALARLDALYHTTESWRDLLSVLEREAALTSDPHESASFRFRVGELWDTKLQDSERAIECYRAIVDDLGWHAPSVKALERMVAGGREALSAAEVLEPLYRGEGDWAKLVGVLEVQAAHEQDRVRKVELLHQVAELNEVHLDRPQDALDAYARALSADRENPDTLHSLERLAEQLQAWGEVARLLDAQLQILSEIDPDSVVELMFRVAEIYEQRVVDQDTAIERYRAVYEADPGHVEAIQSLDRLYGATRRWGELAKILLQEVELAGTPDEVLSLRYRLGKVHETFLGRVGEALKQYQEVLAAAPDHAETIQALEGLFDAGIEPLAVGEILEPLYRDQENYGRLVDIQEIQLRYQADVSERVAMMHRMAETAEDRAEDLRKAFFWVQRALLEDPLHEHSRHEAERLAGSLQAWDILANTYASVLESSEDPEVITGCGRALVRIYEHELHDVHRAEETGRFVISHDPGEAEVLQTLDRLYQEHGAHEALAEILTRRIAITEDPLDLVELNFRLGQVLDRDLGRGEDAIRVFVHIVEDLAPDHQPTIFALESIYTRRADWPSLYKAFELESQTVFGDSERAQVFGRMARLAHDRLGDPVRAIALWEQVLELGGEQPEALNALGNIHASRENWTDLVEVLEREAAVVEGDDLRVSIYADLGRIWYEKLGRDRSALESWERVLDIEPGSTAALFAIAEIHRAAGSFNDLVDTLHRVSEVGATTLDEATLEEVHMQLGTLYLDKLQQPAEAVESYQLVLDVNPRNLAALDALELIHRREGQWDDCVAVLQKRAEALTEDQSRIEVLLAVAEMADEQLGDEDRSAKALHAVLEIDPLHERAFKRLDGAYREAARFEELVDLYLHRIEADEDLEARVRLLCGLAEIYEQDLGDRDRAFDALQLAWTQDFTRDEVAERLERVAGLTQRWNELLTTANGVLGTLGEEQTDTKIAVCLKCARWYNREGRPDYAIPYLEQVLAIEPRNLSAMKGMADLYQSTEQWDVYGKMLAKISEMTEEARDLAEVLVRMGELHGEHLGQPERAIGYYEQALQAFPSQPRALEALEHLYG, encoded by the coding sequence GTGCCAGAACGAAACGTTCCTGCTTCTGGGGAAACGCATCCTCCCTCTTCCGAACAGGGCGAGGTGAACTCCAACGCTGGCTCCGGAGAGCCCGGGCTCGACGTAGGCGCGGAATCCGATGGTGGTGGAGTCGGGTACGAGCCGAGCCCGGAGGAGCAGGAGAAGCTCCGGGAGCTTGATGCGCGTCTCCAGAGGTTCCAAACGCAGCGCCGATGGTCGGACTTCATAAGGACGCTGATTGCCAAGGCCGAACTGATCCGCGACCCAGAGCAGAAGATCGAGCTGCTGCGTGAAGCCGGGCGAATGTACTTGGACAAGTCCTCGAACCAGTCGGAAGCGATCAAGTGTTTCCAGCGCGTGCTGGAGCACTCGTCGCACGATGTCGAGGCGATCACACGGCTGAAAGGGCTCTACGAGAAACGTCGCGATTGGGAGCGGCTGATCGGAACAATGAAACTCGAGGCGGAGCTGCTCGAACCGGACGAGCGCCCCGAACGCTGGCTCGAGATCGCCCGGCTGGCCACCGAGCGCGTGCGAAAGCCCGCCGTGTGCATCGAGCTGTGGCAGGCTCTGCTGGACGACGATCCGTCCAACCCCGAGGCGTTGACGGCGCTGTCCGCGCTGCACGAGCGCGCGCGAAACTGGGCGCCGCTGGCCGAAGCGCTCGAGCGTCAAGTTGAATTCATCGCGGACGAACGGGAACTGATTGCCGCGCTCCAGAAGCTCGGCATGACCTACGCGGACAAGCTCAAAGACGACGAGGGAGCCATCCGAGCGTTTCGGCGCCTGCTGGACGTGCAGCCCGATGACCGGCGCGCGCAGGAACAGCTGAAGCGACGCTATGTCGCAAAGAAAGCTTGGGACGAGCTCGAAGAGTTTTACGCCCGAACAGAAAAGTGGGACGAGCTGATTCGCACGCTGGAGCGTGCTGCAGACTCCTCGGCCGCCGAACCGGGCGAGAAGCTGGACCTGCTGTTCCGGGTGGCGCGCCTGTGGGGCACCCAAAGGAACAAACCGGATAGGGCGGCGCGTGCCTACGAGAAGGTGTTGGCGCTGGATCCCCAGAATAGCGACGCAGCGGCAGCCTTGATTCCCGTCTACGAGGCAAGCGGCGACGCGCGCAAGCTGGCTTCTGTTTACCAGGTGCGTCTGAAACAGCAGCTGGAGCGACCGGAGCGACTGCTGATGCTGCGAGAGCTCGGCCTCTTGTTCGAAACGCAGCTGCGGGCGCCCGATCGGGCCTTCGAGGCCTTCTTGGAGGCCTACTCGCTGGACCCGGTCCAGGACGCCATCCGGCAAGACGTGGAACGACTCGCGGACCGCGTCAGCGGCTGGAGTCGGGTCGTACAGGTCCTGACCGAGGCGATCAAGGAAGCCACCGATCCCGAGGCGACCGTGGGCCTGCGCTTGCATCTGGGCAGCGTGTTGGCGCGCGAGGGGCGCGCCGAGGAGGCCATCGCCTGCTTCGAAGCGGTTTGGGAGATCGACCCGGACAACGCGCAGGCCATCGAAGCACTAGATGCTCTGTATCGGGATACAGCCAACGATGCCGGCCTGCTGCACGTGTTGCAGCGACGTGCGGACCTGGAGGACGACCCGCAGACGAGGCGGGGACTGTGCTACCAGATCGCTCGGCTGCTGGAAGAGAGGCTGCAAGATGGGGAGCGCGCGATCCAAAGCTATCAGGCTTTGATCGAGGAGTATGGGAACGAGGAGCCCGAGGCCTACGTGGCCTTGGAGCGTCTGTACGAGAGCGCCCAACGCTGGCAGGAGTTCGCCGAGGTGCTGGAGCGTCGCATCGCCCTTGCCGGCGACACGGATGAGCTCGCTACGCTCAAGTTTCGCTTGGCCAAGGCGTCGGCTGGATTCCTGGACGACGGCGCGCGTGCCGTTGAATTGTATCGAGAGGTCGTGACGCTGGCGCCCGAGCACGAGGGAGCGAGGGATGCGTTGGAGGGGTTGCTGAACGACGCGCGACTGGGGGGAGAAGTCGCACGCGTGCTGGAGCCGATTTACGAGGCGGTCGGCGACTGGCCGAAGCTGGCCGGCGCGCTTGAAGCGCTGATGGCTCATAGCGAGAGCCCGGACGAGCGGTTGGAGTACTTCACCAAGGCCGCGGAAGTCTACATCGGCCCGCTGCAAGACCCCGCCAGGGGTTTCGATATGCTCTGCCGCGCATGGCGTGAGCGGCCCCACAACGACGACATCCTCGCGCGACTGCAGGTGCTCGCAACGGAGCAGGATCGCGTCGCAGAGCTGGTACAGCTGCTGGAGGAGCTGGCTGGGACGGTGCAAGACCAAGCGCTGGGACGGCAGCTGTGGATGCGCGCGGCTCACCAGCGTGAGGCACAGCTCGAGGACAGCGACGGCGCGATCTCAGCCTACCAGCGGGCACTTGCGTACGATCCCGACGATCCGGAGGTGGTGGAGGCGATCGACGCCGTGTATCAGCGCACGGGGCGCTGGGCAGAGCTGCTCGCGCTGCTGCGCCAGCGCAGCGAATTGGCCAACGAGCAGGACAAGATCCAGCTGCTTGCTCGAATGGCGCAGGTACACGAGCATGAGCTAGCTGAGCCCGACGAGGCGATTTCCCGCTATATCGAGATCCTCGAGCTCAGTCCCAACGACCTGACGGCGCTGCGCGCTTTGGACGGACTCTTTGAACGCCAGGAGCGTTGGACGGATTTGGCCGACAACGTGGAGCGACAACTGCGTTTGGCCGAGGATTCTCAGGAACGCGCTTCGTGCATGGTCCGGCTAGCGAGGATTCGACAAACGCATCTCGGGGACACGGCCGGGGCGATCGAGATCTACCGGGAGGTGCTCGAAGCCGACCCCTACAACGCCGACAGCATGGCGGAACTCGAGCGCCTGCTCCAGGACCCCGAGTATCGGCTTACGGTTACCGACATCCTCGAACCGCACTACCGCGCTCACAGTGAGTTCCGCAAGCTCATCGGTATTCAGGAGATACGTCTCGAGCACAGCCACTCGCCCGATTATGGTGTCGCGCTCCTGCACGATGTGGCTGAACTGTACGAGGTAGCGCTCGACGATTTCGAAGGAGCGTTCACCGCCTACGCTAGGGCGCTTGCGGAGGACCCCGCGAACGAGCAAACGCAAGAGCATCTGGGGCGCATTGCTCGTTCCGCAGGCACCTGGGACCAGTTGGCGAGCGTGTATGAGGAACGCGTCGGGCACGTCGACGACCCGGCGCTCGCCGCAAAGCTGCACGTGAAAGCGGCCGGGATCAGAGAGGAGCACCTGTCCGACGCCGACGGAGCTATTGCTCACTATTGCGAGGTGCTGGAGCTAGAGCCCGAGCATCTCGAGGCGGCAACTGCTCTTGAGCGACTGTATGAGTTGGCAGAGCGCTACGAGGATCTCGCGGCAATCTACTTCAAGAAGGCCGCGATGCTCGAGGCTCCGGAGCAACGAAAAGAGCACTGTTTCCGGGCCGCCTTCATATACGAGGAGCTCCTTGATCGCCCACAAGACGCGGTCGAAACCTTCAGGAGGGTTCTGGAGGTTGATCCCGAAGATGTGGCTGCGGTTGACAAGCTGATCGAGTTGCACCTTCGGCTCGAGCAGTGGCAGGAGCTGCTCGCGGTCTACGAGCGCAAGGCCGATATGGTCCACGACCCCGAGGACAAGAAGGCGCTCTACGCCGAGGTCGGGGCCGTGTACGAGCGCGAGCTCGGTGACGTGCCCCAGGCGATCGATACCTACCAGCGCATCCTCGAAGTGGATCCGGATGATGTGGCTGCGCTCGCCAGGTTGGATGCGCTCTATCACACCACCGAGAGCTGGCGAGACTTGCTTTCGGTCCTGGAGCGAGAGGCGGCCCTGACAAGCGATCCGCACGAAAGCGCATCCTTCCGCTTCCGGGTCGGTGAGCTCTGGGACACCAAGCTGCAGGATTCCGAACGGGCCATCGAATGCTATCGGGCCATCGTTGACGATCTGGGGTGGCATGCTCCCAGCGTAAAGGCGCTCGAGCGCATGGTGGCAGGTGGCCGCGAGGCGCTGAGTGCGGCGGAGGTCCTGGAGCCGCTGTATCGAGGCGAAGGGGACTGGGCGAAGCTTGTTGGTGTGCTGGAAGTGCAGGCTGCACACGAGCAGGATCGAGTACGCAAGGTCGAGCTCTTGCACCAGGTCGCAGAACTCAACGAGGTGCATCTCGACCGCCCGCAGGATGCGCTGGACGCCTACGCTCGGGCATTGTCGGCCGACAGGGAGAACCCCGATACCTTGCACTCCCTGGAGCGTTTGGCGGAGCAGCTTCAGGCCTGGGGGGAAGTGGCGCGGCTGCTTGACGCGCAACTTCAGATTCTAAGCGAGATCGATCCCGATTCGGTGGTGGAGCTGATGTTTCGCGTCGCTGAGATCTACGAGCAGCGCGTCGTGGATCAGGACACGGCAATCGAACGCTACCGCGCTGTGTACGAAGCTGACCCGGGACACGTCGAGGCCATCCAATCGCTGGATCGTTTGTACGGGGCTACGCGTCGCTGGGGGGAGCTGGCCAAGATCCTGCTGCAGGAAGTCGAGCTTGCGGGGACGCCCGACGAAGTGCTTTCGTTGCGGTATCGTTTGGGCAAGGTCCACGAGACGTTTCTGGGTCGGGTAGGCGAGGCACTGAAGCAGTACCAGGAAGTCTTGGCCGCCGCACCCGATCACGCCGAGACGATCCAAGCACTCGAGGGCCTCTTCGATGCGGGTATCGAACCGCTCGCCGTGGGGGAGATCCTAGAGCCGCTCTACCGCGATCAGGAAAACTACGGGCGCTTGGTGGACATTCAGGAGATTCAGCTGCGCTACCAGGCCGACGTTTCGGAGCGCGTCGCCATGATGCACCGTATGGCCGAAACCGCCGAAGACCGTGCCGAGGACCTTCGTAAGGCGTTTTTCTGGGTGCAGCGCGCGCTTCTAGAGGACCCGCTGCACGAACACTCGCGTCACGAGGCGGAGCGCTTGGCCGGCTCCCTGCAGGCTTGGGACATCCTGGCCAACACCTACGCCAGTGTTCTGGAATCCAGCGAGGATCCCGAGGTCATTACAGGCTGCGGCAGGGCGCTAGTGAGGATCTACGAGCACGAGCTGCATGATGTGCATCGAGCCGAGGAGACCGGCCGCTTTGTCATCTCCCACGACCCGGGGGAGGCGGAGGTCCTGCAGACGCTGGATCGGCTCTACCAAGAGCACGGTGCCCACGAGGCCTTGGCCGAGATCCTGACCAGACGCATCGCCATCACCGAGGATCCGTTGGATCTGGTCGAGCTCAACTTCCGGCTAGGACAGGTGCTGGATCGTGACCTCGGCCGCGGCGAGGACGCGATCCGCGTCTTTGTCCACATCGTCGAGGACCTCGCGCCAGATCACCAGCCAACGATCTTCGCGCTCGAGAGCATCTACACGCGACGAGCGGATTGGCCGAGTCTATACAAGGCTTTCGAGCTTGAAAGCCAAACGGTGTTTGGAGATTCCGAGCGTGCGCAGGTGTTCGGGCGCATGGCGAGATTGGCTCACGACCGCCTCGGCGATCCCGTCCGTGCCATCGCGCTTTGGGAGCAGGTGTTGGAGCTCGGAGGCGAGCAACCTGAAGCGCTCAACGCACTGGGCAATATCCATGCTTCCCGAGAGAATTGGACGGATCTGGTCGAAGTCTTGGAGCGCGAAGCCGCGGTGGTGGAGGGCGACGACCTGCGCGTGAGCATCTACGCCGACCTGGGCAGAATCTGGTACGAGAAGCTCGGGCGGGACCGAAGCGCGCTCGAGAGCTGGGAGCGGGTGCTCGACATCGAGCCGGGAAGCACGGCCGCGCTGTTCGCAATCGCCGAGATCCATCGTGCGGCGGGTTCGTTCAACGACTTGGTCGATACACTGCACCGTGTGAGCGAGGTGGGGGCGACGACCTTGGACGAGGCCACGCTCGAGGAAGTTCATATGCAGCTAGGGACACTGTACCTCGACAAGCTCCAACAGCCCGCTGAGGCGGTGGAATCCTACCAGCTTGTGTTGGATGTGAACCCACGCAACCTGGCCGCCCTGGATGCTCTGGAGCTGATTCACCGACGGGAGGGACAGTGGGACGATTGTGTAGCTGTGCTGCAGAAGCGCGCCGAGGCCCTCACCGAAGACCAATCGCGTATCGAAGTGCTGCTGGCAGTCGCCGAGATGGCGGATGAGCAGCTTGGCGACGAAGACCGCAGCGCCAAGGCGCTGCATGCGGTCTTGGAGATCGATCCGCTTCACGAGCGAGCCTTCAAGCGCCTCGATGGCGCCTACCGCGAGGCTGCCCGTTTCGAGGAGCTGGTGGACCTCTATCTGCATCGAATCGAGGCGGACGAGGACCTCGAGGCGCGCGTGAGGCTGCTATGCGGTCTCGCGGAGATCTACGAACAGGATCTGGGGGACCGCGATCGGGCGTTCGACGCGCTGCAGCTGGCATGGACTCAGGATTTCACGCGGGACGAGGTCGCCGAGCGACTGGAACGCGTCGCGGGCCTGACCCAACGTTGGAACGAGCTGCTGACAACGGCGAACGGGGTCTTGGGGACGCTTGGCGAGGAGCAGACGGATACCAAGATCGCGGTCTGTCTCAAGTGCGCGCGCTGGTACAACCGCGAAGGACGCCCCGACTACGCCATTCCGTATCTGGAGCAGGTGCTGGCAATCGAGCCTCGCAATCTGTCCGCGATGAAGGGCATGGCGGATCTCTACCAGAGCACTGAACAGTGGGACGTCTACGGCAAGATGCTCGCCAAGATTTCCGAGATGACGGAGGAGGCTCGCGATCTCGCCGAGGTGCTCGTTCGTATGGGCGAGCTGCACGGAGAGCATCTGGGACAGCCCGAGCGCGCGATCGGCTACTACGAGCAAGCGCTGCAAGCGTTTCCGAGCCAGCCGAGGGCCCTGGAGGCGCTCGAGCATCTCTATGGATAG
- a CDS encoding tetratricopeptide repeat protein, whose protein sequence is MKSGPRIAVALLAAGVMMGSECSRARVESMNKMNEGVTYAQQKRYLDAIKSLESAIAIDGQNEKAYWNLAIVLMELRKFERARDELQKAAAVNPDSAGMHEKLGTVLLELEDWTGAKQAFERAIQLEPGLFKAYYKLAQVCEELDDQQAALKHYTEAVRRGPRFLEAYNALGRLYADLGYLDHSVQVLQGALEVALKGTEEQARAHHFLGTVYQEQQKFDDAVREFRAALDVVPGLRDALFSLGWTYYQMGKVDEAKRFLRKFVDVAGAEAPAHYVKAAQDRLSELAEGF, encoded by the coding sequence ATGAAATCGGGGCCGAGGATTGCTGTGGCGCTGCTGGCGGCTGGGGTGATGATGGGGAGCGAGTGCTCCCGCGCTCGCGTGGAGTCCATGAACAAGATGAACGAGGGGGTGACCTATGCGCAGCAAAAGCGCTACTTGGATGCGATCAAGTCCCTCGAGAGCGCCATTGCGATCGACGGGCAGAACGAGAAGGCGTACTGGAACCTGGCCATAGTGTTGATGGAGCTGCGCAAATTCGAGCGCGCGCGGGATGAGCTCCAGAAGGCCGCGGCGGTGAACCCCGACTCGGCAGGCATGCACGAGAAGCTGGGGACCGTGTTGCTCGAGCTCGAGGACTGGACTGGAGCGAAGCAGGCATTTGAGCGGGCTATCCAGCTGGAGCCCGGCCTGTTCAAGGCGTACTACAAGCTAGCCCAAGTCTGCGAGGAGTTGGACGACCAGCAAGCTGCTCTCAAGCATTACACCGAGGCGGTAAGAAGAGGTCCGCGCTTTCTGGAAGCCTACAATGCTCTCGGCAGGCTCTACGCGGACCTGGGCTACCTTGATCACTCGGTGCAGGTGCTTCAGGGCGCGCTTGAGGTCGCCCTCAAGGGAACCGAGGAGCAGGCTCGCGCGCACCACTTCCTAGGCACGGTTTACCAGGAGCAACAGAAGTTCGACGATGCCGTGCGCGAGTTTCGTGCCGCGCTTGATGTGGTACCGGGCTTGCGCGATGCCCTGTTTTCTTTGGGCTGGACTTACTACCAAATGGGCAAGGTGGACGAGGCCAAGCGTTTTCTGCGCAAGTTTGTCGACGTCGCCGGAGCGGAAGCGCCGGCGCACTACGTCAAGGCGGCCCAGGACCGACTCAGCGAGCTGGCGGAGGGCTTCTAG
- a CDS encoding tetratricopeptide repeat protein — protein sequence MLERKLNAQEDVEAAQATRLQIAAIYEEQLEDLDSAVGLYEKVLEADEENIAALKGLERLYGKTQRWQELLGVLERMLVVGATEKEQIGLLERMATMWADEFRKPDRAAERLEQIVDIDPMHLPTLEALSKLNRSLQRWDRLVETYERHIAATPDRGKKIELYCSIGDVYSKELKDTDRAIDAYLNILALDDRNSEALDSLATFYDRQGEPAQALDYMQQLSTVISDPDRLVSLHFRMGQILDGQMGDRKAALEAFERAVEIKSDHLPALQAMVAIHRDAGEWRAAARVLERAAEIDQSDRQVSALHVELGRIYDDQLDEHDRGIESFERALARDSDNEEAALPLVDEYAKHERWQAAEPLLEMLVRRGTEREHGERQELWYKLAICERELNNDDKAIRAYAQAYELDKTHLPSLWGLAATYYRTQDWDHAFKYFQTLLVHHRDELDGPEITEVFHKLGVVKLKQGDHRKALNMFDKALEEDGYHRPTLEALVEAHEKVGDFQQVVHFKKRILEVAEESERFDMLVRIGDLWKEKLNAAPKAIDAYEEAATLRPQDHRVLHKLLSLYQITRQWERTIEIIERVSELEQRPEAKGKYAYTVGVIVRDELKDPERAISHFDAALDADPMGQLKAFEAINRLATQQKDWKGLERAYRKMLHRVTGKGDVGLEFNLWHALGVIYRDRQRNFEAAAEAFKMASSLQPDNMQEHQILAEIYAAMPSRINDAIAEHQKLLRADPYRVDSYRHLYKLYFDARAYDKAWCVAATARFLQKADNQQLQFYEQYKSKGPIRPSSRLSNELWLKDLFHPGEDPLVGKLFEGVAPAVLKLKHKSDKQWGLNRKQQVTNFAGTTLTFARTFGFVAQVLGLPFTPRLFVCPDRQGGLAYVATSPPASVCGSALLSGFSPNDLMFVVGRHLAYYRGEHFIRTLFASREELKLVLLAAMRLAGVDIQDKHVEQWAAQIRKGTEPADHHLLVSVGKRLLQGGAKTDLKRWMQSVEITACRAGLLMCDDLEIASRMIQADPGMPGGDLNPRDKVRELVLFSTADEYFRLREALGTRINIG from the coding sequence GTGCTGGAGCGAAAGCTGAACGCGCAAGAGGACGTGGAGGCGGCTCAGGCCACACGACTTCAGATAGCGGCAATCTACGAGGAGCAGCTGGAGGACTTGGATTCCGCTGTTGGCTTGTACGAGAAGGTTCTGGAAGCGGACGAGGAGAACATCGCAGCGCTCAAAGGGCTGGAGCGTCTGTACGGCAAGACGCAGCGCTGGCAGGAGCTTCTGGGCGTGCTGGAGCGCATGCTTGTGGTAGGCGCAACCGAGAAGGAGCAGATCGGCTTGCTCGAACGAATGGCCACGATGTGGGCAGATGAGTTCCGAAAGCCGGACCGAGCGGCTGAGCGCCTTGAGCAAATCGTAGACATCGACCCCATGCACCTGCCAACGCTGGAGGCACTCAGCAAGCTCAACCGTTCGTTGCAGCGCTGGGACCGGCTGGTTGAAACGTACGAGAGACACATCGCCGCGACGCCCGATCGTGGCAAGAAGATCGAGCTCTATTGCAGCATTGGGGATGTCTACTCAAAGGAGCTCAAGGACACCGATCGGGCTATCGACGCGTACCTGAATATCCTCGCCCTCGACGACCGCAACAGCGAGGCGCTGGACTCGTTGGCAACCTTCTACGACAGACAAGGAGAGCCGGCTCAGGCGTTGGACTACATGCAGCAGCTTTCCACGGTGATCTCCGATCCCGACCGGCTGGTAAGCCTGCATTTCCGAATGGGCCAAATCCTCGACGGGCAGATGGGGGACCGCAAGGCCGCCTTGGAAGCGTTCGAGCGGGCAGTCGAGATCAAGAGCGATCACCTACCCGCATTGCAGGCGATGGTTGCGATCCACCGGGACGCGGGGGAATGGCGCGCGGCTGCGCGAGTATTGGAGCGGGCCGCTGAAATCGATCAGAGTGATCGCCAGGTATCCGCGCTTCACGTCGAGTTGGGACGCATATACGACGATCAGCTTGATGAGCACGACCGGGGGATTGAGAGCTTCGAGCGGGCCTTGGCTCGGGACTCGGACAACGAGGAGGCCGCGCTGCCTCTGGTCGACGAGTACGCGAAACACGAGCGCTGGCAGGCGGCAGAACCATTGCTCGAGATGCTCGTTAGGAGGGGTACGGAGCGGGAGCACGGCGAACGACAAGAGCTGTGGTACAAGCTCGCGATCTGCGAGCGCGAGCTCAACAACGACGACAAGGCGATCAGGGCCTATGCTCAGGCCTACGAGCTCGACAAGACGCATCTGCCCTCGCTGTGGGGGCTTGCTGCCACGTACTACCGGACCCAGGATTGGGACCACGCTTTCAAGTACTTTCAAACATTGCTGGTCCACCATCGAGACGAGCTGGACGGTCCCGAGATCACCGAGGTCTTTCACAAGCTGGGAGTCGTCAAGCTCAAGCAAGGCGACCATCGCAAAGCGCTCAATATGTTCGATAAGGCGCTGGAGGAGGACGGCTATCATCGTCCTACGCTCGAGGCGCTCGTTGAAGCACACGAGAAGGTCGGTGACTTCCAGCAGGTCGTTCACTTCAAGAAGCGCATCCTGGAAGTGGCCGAGGAGTCCGAGCGCTTCGACATGCTGGTGAGGATTGGCGACCTCTGGAAGGAGAAGCTCAACGCGGCCCCGAAGGCGATCGACGCCTACGAGGAAGCCGCGACACTACGCCCCCAGGACCATCGCGTGCTGCATAAGCTGCTATCGCTGTATCAGATTACGCGGCAATGGGAGCGTACGATCGAGATCATCGAGCGTGTGTCGGAGCTCGAGCAGCGCCCCGAGGCGAAGGGCAAATACGCCTACACCGTCGGGGTCATCGTACGCGATGAGCTAAAGGATCCCGAGCGGGCGATTTCGCACTTCGACGCTGCGCTGGATGCTGATCCGATGGGCCAGCTGAAGGCGTTCGAGGCCATCAACAGGCTGGCGACGCAACAGAAAGACTGGAAGGGACTCGAGCGGGCGTACCGCAAGATGCTGCATCGTGTCACGGGCAAGGGCGATGTGGGGCTCGAGTTCAACCTTTGGCACGCTTTGGGTGTCATCTACCGGGATCGGCAGCGGAACTTCGAGGCGGCCGCGGAGGCTTTCAAGATGGCCAGCTCGCTGCAGCCCGACAACATGCAGGAGCATCAGATTCTGGCCGAGATCTATGCCGCGATGCCCAGCCGCATCAACGATGCGATTGCCGAGCACCAGAAGCTGCTACGAGCAGATCCTTATCGAGTCGACTCCTACCGCCATTTGTACAAGTTGTACTTCGACGCAAGAGCCTACGACAAGGCTTGGTGTGTCGCGGCGACGGCTAGGTTTCTGCAGAAGGCAGACAACCAACAGTTGCAGTTTTATGAGCAGTACAAATCCAAAGGACCCATACGGCCCTCATCTCGTCTGAGCAACGAGCTTTGGTTGAAGGATCTTTTCCATCCTGGCGAGGATCCGTTGGTGGGCAAGCTCTTTGAAGGGGTGGCTCCCGCGGTGCTGAAGCTGAAGCACAAGAGCGACAAGCAGTGGGGGCTCAACCGGAAGCAGCAGGTCACCAATTTTGCCGGTACCACGCTGACGTTTGCGCGGACATTCGGATTTGTCGCTCAGGTGCTGGGGCTGCCGTTCACACCCAGGCTCTTCGTGTGCCCCGATCGGCAGGGAGGGCTCGCCTATGTCGCTACCTCGCCGCCAGCCTCGGTATGCGGGAGCGCGCTGCTGTCGGGGTTCAGCCCGAATGACCTGATGTTCGTCGTGGGCAGGCATCTCGCATACTACAGGGGGGAACATTTCATTCGGACCCTTTTCGCTTCCAGGGAAGAGCTCAAGTTGGTTCTTCTTGCAGCGATGCGTCTGGCGGGAGTCGACATCCAGGACAAGCACGTGGAGCAGTGGGCCGCACAAATCCGCAAAGGCACCGAGCCAGCCGATCACCATTTGCTGGTGAGTGTTGGTAAACGGCTCCTTCAAGGAGGGGCGAAAACCGATCTCAAGCGCTGGATGCAGTCCGTGGAGATCACCGCCTGCCGTGCGGGGCTCTTGATGTGCGACGATCTCGAGATCGCCTCGCGCATGATCCAAGCCGATCCGGGAATGCCCGGGGGCGACCTGAACCCGCGTGACAAAGTCAGGGAGCTTGTGCTGTTCAGCACTGCGGACGAGTATTTTCGTCTCAGGGAGGCTCTGGGGACTCGGATCAACATCGGCTAA